GCGAGCGACTAGTCGAGGATGACTGGCGCGCCATCGCTGCCGTGAGCCATCTGCTGCAACACCAGCAGCGCGGTGGTTTGGCTGATGAAGCGGCTCGAACCGTCGGCGAGTCCAACGCAGCAACCACCAGGATGAGCAGCATTCAAAGGAATGTTGTTCCCCGTGTTTTGCCCCGTGCCGCCCGAGTTCGGCAGGCCGCGCTGATTCACGGTGTAAGCGACCGTGGTGCAATTGAAATGGCGGTCGGTGTAAGCCACGCCGACATTCACTTGGCCAGCACCCATCGTCCAGCCGTGGGGACCTTGGCTCGTGATGGCGGTGTACGCACCTGGAATGGGCTGGCCCGCTGCATCGCGCAAGTGATCGCTCTGTTCGCCGATCATGAATGCGTTGCTGGTGCCGTCGGTCAATGCCGCCATGTTCACTTGGCTGTTGGCATAGAGAGGACCCGAGCCCGAAGCAAAACCGTGTGTTCCACTATAGAACGAAGTGTTCGGCAGATTCGAGCCAGCGATGCCGGTGTACGAGGTCATCATCTGAATCGACCCGTTGTTGTTCGACGCTGCATAAAAGCGTGGAACGGGCGATGATGGGCAACGATAGGTGGCTAGGAACAAGTTGTTCACGATCGGCATGTTGGTGGCATTGGTGTAGCCACTGTTGTTGCCATCGAGAATCCACTTGCTGAAGATCGTGTCCTGCTCGATGAAAG
This window of the Pirellula staleyi DSM 6068 genome carries:
- a CDS encoding DUF1559 domain-containing protein codes for the protein MSVRRSGFTLVELLVVIAIIGVLVALLLPAVQAAREAARRSSCLNNLKNLSLAMHNHHDVMLRFPPGCARDQSPFGTTAAGGGWGSSWKVYLLPFIEQDTIFSKWILDGNNSGYTNATNMPIVNNLFLATYRCPSSPVPRFYAASNNNGSIQMMTSYTGIAGSNLPNTSFYSGTHGFASGSGPLYANSQVNMAALTDGTSNAFMIGEQSDHLRDAAGQPIPGAYTAITSQGPHGWTMGAGQVNVGVAYTDRHFNCTTVAYTVNQRGLPNSGGTGQNTGNNIPLNAAHPGGCCVGLADGSSRFISQTTALLVLQQMAHGSDGAPVILD